One genomic segment of Aythya fuligula isolate bAytFul2 chromosome 5, bAytFul2.pri, whole genome shotgun sequence includes these proteins:
- the NKX2-8 gene encoding homeobox protein Nkx-2.8, producing the protein MATSGRISFTVRSILDLPEQDAHSIKQASDHHHSAENYAGSSYGGWIETDRNHYPSSDESGPELSLPDSTQRPLPARGSEAEKKKKRRVLFSKAQTLELERRFRQQRYLSAPEREQLARLLSLTPTQVKIWFQNHRYKMKRARSEGPGSPPPPRPPALLRRLLVPVPVLVRDGEPCRGCPASPPPPAARPKLGCALAGCSAQAALSVQGYQACPPALGVFPAYQHLAHPAVVSWSW; encoded by the exons ATGGCCACATCTGGCAGGATCAGTTTTACAGTGAGGAGCATTTTGGATTTACCAGAGCAGGATGCACATAGCATAAAGCAAGCCTCCGACCACCACCACTCAGCGGAGAACTACGCCGGCTCGTCGTACGGAGGGTGGATagaaacagacagaaatcaTTATCCCT CCTCCGACGAGAGCGGCCCGGAGCTGAGCCTGCCCGACTCCACCCAAAGGCCGCTCCCCGCCCGCGGCTCGGAGGCCGAGAAGAAAAAGAAGCGGCGGGTGCTCTTCTCCAAGGCGCAGacgctggagctggagcggcggTTCCGGCAGCAGCGCTACCTCTCGGCACCGGAGCGGGAGCAGCTGGCCCGCCTGCTCAGCCTCACGCCCACCCAGGTGAAGATCTGGTTCCAAAACCATCGCTACAAGATGAAGCGGGCGCGCAGCGAGGGGCCCGGCAGCCCTCCGCCGCCGCGCCCGCCCGCCCTGTTGCGCCGGCTGctggtgccggtgccggtgctggTGCGGGACGGGGAGCcgtgccggggctgccccgccagccccccgccgcccgccgcccgccccaaGCTGGGCTGCGCCCTGGCGGGCTGCAGCGCCCAGGCCGCCCTCTCCGTCCAGGGCTACCAAGCCTGCCCGCCCGCCCTGGGCGTCTTCCCCGCGTACCAGCACTTAGCGCACCCCGCCGTCGTCTCCTGGAGCTGGTGA